From the genome of Triticum aestivum cultivar Chinese Spring chromosome 3B, IWGSC CS RefSeq v2.1, whole genome shotgun sequence, one region includes:
- the LOC123070219 gene encoding uncharacterized protein isoform X3: MAVLFHSPFNFEYWSPRRAQLWLRMRAQGCCSARRCGRLLPRGGLSRAYPGVSTVGTTCTASCWPLKASSWSTATPRLQIGGIEKRNGVPWIGHALERERQAAAARGLASFLLFLLLPYDFLVGCLGEETTSCSSQSSRSSSFNSHVSEICSPVQTVRQLFN; this comes from the exons ATGGCTGTTCTATTCCATTCCCCGTTTAATTTTGAGTACTGGAGTCCAAGGCGAGCCCAACTATGGCTGAGAATGAG ggCCCAAGGCTGCTGTAGTGCTAGACGCTGTGGCCGTCTTCTCCCACGCGGGGGCCTGTCGCGCGCTTACCCGGGAGTGTCGACGGTGGGCACGACCTGTACTGCTTCCTGCTGGCCTCTCAAGGCCTCCTCCTGGTCCACAGCTACTCCGCGACTCCAAATTGGCGGCATTGAAAAAAG GAATGGTGTTCCGTGGATAGGTCATGCGTTGGAGAGGGAACGACAAGCTGCAGCAGCGAGAGGTCTTGCCTCTTTTCTGCTGTTCTTGCTTCTCCCCTATGATTTTTTAGTTGGTTGTCTTGGAGAGGAAACGACAAGCTGCAGCAGCCAGAGTAGTAGGAGCAGCAGCTTCAACTCCCACG TCTCTGAGATTTGTTCTCCAGTTCAAACTGTGCGTCAACTGTTCAACTGA
- the LOC123070219 gene encoding uncharacterized protein isoform X2: protein MAVLFHSPFNFEYWSPRRAQLWLRMSARAQGCCSARRCGRLLPRGGLSRAYPGVSTVGTTCTASCWPLKASSWSTATPRLQIGGIEKRNGVPWIGHALERERQAAAARGLASFLLFLLLPYDFLVGCLGEETTSCSSQSSRSSSFNSHVSEICSPVQTVRQLFN, encoded by the exons ATGGCTGTTCTATTCCATTCCCCGTTTAATTTTGAGTACTGGAGTCCAAGGCGAGCCCAACTATGGCTGAGAATGAG tgccagggCCCAAGGCTGCTGTAGTGCTAGACGCTGTGGCCGTCTTCTCCCACGCGGGGGCCTGTCGCGCGCTTACCCGGGAGTGTCGACGGTGGGCACGACCTGTACTGCTTCCTGCTGGCCTCTCAAGGCCTCCTCCTGGTCCACAGCTACTCCGCGACTCCAAATTGGCGGCATTGAAAAAAG GAATGGTGTTCCGTGGATAGGTCATGCGTTGGAGAGGGAACGACAAGCTGCAGCAGCGAGAGGTCTTGCCTCTTTTCTGCTGTTCTTGCTTCTCCCCTATGATTTTTTAGTTGGTTGTCTTGGAGAGGAAACGACAAGCTGCAGCAGCCAGAGTAGTAGGAGCAGCAGCTTCAACTCCCACG TCTCTGAGATTTGTTCTCCAGTTCAAACTGTGCGTCAACTGTTCAACTGA